DNA sequence from the Leptospira limi genome:
GAATGACTGCAGGTGAAGTTGGATCTGATTGTACATTCAAAGGAAAAAAATTAGCAGGGAAAGTTCAGTTTGTGACAAGTTTCCCTGACTTTAAGGTGCAAGTGGTAGATTCATTTCCAGACCTCAACGTGAAAAAGGTAACTAGTTTTCCTTCCGACTGCGGTCAGTGGCAAGAAGTTACATCCTTTCCTGATTTTAAAGTCCAAATTGTAACCAGTTTTCCAGACTTTAAAGTGAAGTATGTAGATTCATTTCCTGGTGTACCGTAAACTCCCTTCCAATGGATAAATTGAATTCCGATTCATTAACTCCAAAGACAAATTAAAAAAGGCTTTTGCTTTTAAGGTTTGTGCCGTACAATTAGTTCGGTTTGGGTTACAGACTGGATCTTCTGCATAAGGAGGCACCATTTGGAATATAAATTGTGTGTCTCCATCAACACTTTGGTAAAGGATCTTTTCTTCATCGATCCAACCACAAGCACTTCCATAAGCAAAATAAGTACTCCCTGATTTTACATTGGGCGCGAGTAAATTTTTGCCAAATCCAGCAAAATACGTTTTTTTACCAATGGCACCTAATATTGTAGGTAATACATCTAGTTGGGAAGATATCCTGTCATCTAACCTTGGTTTAATGTACTTTGGTGCATATAATAGGAATGGTACCATTCGATCCTCAAAATAAGATAAATACCGATGGTGGGTATGGTCGCCAACAAATACGAATAAGGTATCCTCAAAGTATTTTCGTTTCTGTATTTCCTTCATAAAAACTTCTAACGCAGCATCAGAATAGTGATAGGTATTCAAATAATCATAATCTGTAACACTCGAATCAAAAATTTCATATTTTTTATCTGGGACTTTATAAGGATAATGGGTTGTCATGGTAAGGATCGTCATCACAAAAGGTTTATTTCTTTTTTCATATGCATCCATTGTTTCCAATGCTTTGGTATAAAGATGTTCATCATCATACCCCCATGCACCAATTTTGTACCCTTCTTTACGAAAGTCTTCTTTGCCGATTAATGTTTTAAATCCAAAATGTGGTAATATTGTTACCAAACTATCAAACTTCAAATCATCACCAGTGATAAAACTAGTTTCGTAACCTAATTCTGAGAAAATATTTCCTAAAGCAGAAAAGTTACTTAGGATTTGTGGTGTTCGAATGGCTGTAAGTCCTGGTCTGTCGGGGATACTTGTTAAAACAGACAATAACGCATTACTTGTTCGTCCCCCATTGGCATAAAAACGTTTAAAACTATGCCCTTTTTTCGCCAATTGATTGTAATACGGTGTGACTTCCTTTCCTAAAAATATACCATCCGACATTGGCCAAACAAATTTACCTGTCCAAGATTCTTGGATCACTAATACTACATTGCTTGGTTTTTTCCCAGGAGTTTCATTTAGTTTTCTTAATAATGGAAAGTTTGGATCATTCACAAATTCAGAACCTTCAAACTGAACCTCCTCTTTTACAATCGAAAGCATTTCTGCTTCGCTCAATTTGAGATGTTTGGGAATGGATTGGCTTTTAAAATCATTGATGGTGGTATAAATTCCATTTAATGCAATTTGATTGATGAGAGCATCATCAGAAATGATTGCTTCACTAGCCCTTAGAGGTGATTCTTGTGGGCCACCACGTAAGCCGATAAAAAAGAATAAAAGCCAAATGACCCACTTTGAAATTGAATCACGTTTAGGTTCAGGTTCATTGCTTTGGTAACCAATTTTGTTTTTAAGAAACCAAAACCGAATTCCATATACATAAGCACCTATGAAGAATAGAAACGATAAAATTTTGAAGGGAGCTTCCGTAAAGGCAGAAGTAACCAACACATCTAAATCTCCCAAAAATACAATGGCCTCATAACCAATGTGTTTATTTGCATTTTCAAAATATAATAAATCAGAAAAAAGATGTAATACTCCAATTGGATAAAGGAAGAGTGGTGTTACAAGCCACAGATTTTTATAAAACCTAAACTTTGAAGCATAGTCCCAAATCGATAAAAGATAAAATCCAACTAACACGATGGAGACTGTCACAAGGTCGAATCGGAAGCCAATTAGGAATGCTTTGAAAATTAAGAGAAAATCGATTTTTTCTAAACGGTAGGAATATACATAAAAAAATAGAATTCGATGAAGGAAAAGAGTTAAAAATCCAAAGCCTACATATGTTAAAAAAATACGGTCTGAAAATCTAGGTTTGAAAAACAACTTCAGCATAAAAAAAGAATTTGTGAATGATTAGGATGGTCAATTC
Encoded proteins:
- a CDS encoding LTA synthase family protein translates to MLKLFFKPRFSDRIFLTYVGFGFLTLFLHRILFFYVYSYRLEKIDFLLIFKAFLIGFRFDLVTVSIVLVGFYLLSIWDYASKFRFYKNLWLVTPLFLYPIGVLHLFSDLLYFENANKHIGYEAIVFLGDLDVLVTSAFTEAPFKILSFLFFIGAYVYGIRFWFLKNKIGYQSNEPEPKRDSISKWVIWLLFFFIGLRGGPQESPLRASEAIISDDALINQIALNGIYTTINDFKSQSIPKHLKLSEAEMLSIVKEEVQFEGSEFVNDPNFPLLRKLNETPGKKPSNVVLVIQESWTGKFVWPMSDGIFLGKEVTPYYNQLAKKGHSFKRFYANGGRTSNALLSVLTSIPDRPGLTAIRTPQILSNFSALGNIFSELGYETSFITGDDLKFDSLVTILPHFGFKTLIGKEDFRKEGYKIGAWGYDDEHLYTKALETMDAYEKRNKPFVMTILTMTTHYPYKVPDKKYEIFDSSVTDYDYLNTYHYSDAALEVFMKEIQKRKYFEDTLFVFVGDHTHHRYLSYFEDRMVPFLLYAPKYIKPRLDDRISSQLDVLPTILGAIGKKTYFAGFGKNLLAPNVKSGSTYFAYGSACGWIDEEKILYQSVDGDTQFIFQMVPPYAEDPVCNPNRTNCTAQTLKAKAFFNLSLELMNRNSIYPLEGSLRYTRK